The Rhizobium sp. NLR16a genomic sequence CGATAAGGAAGTGGATGGCGAGGAAGCGACGCCGAAAGACTTACAACCAGAGACGATGCAGGATGTTAGGCATGCGGGGATACGGATCGATCTTTCCCGCATTGGTCAACAACAGCGTTGAGTTCACCTCGCATTGGCGAGGCATGTTCCGGCCAAGCCAAAGTTTAGGCGACTCCAAAGCATGAAATTAATGCCCTTCCAGATGCCTCGTCCGCGGTTGTAATGGGGGCGAGCCAGTAAAACCCGCGTACTGACGGGTTCCAGCTATGAAGTTGCCCGACAAAAACCCGACAGGATCTGAATTCTGCTCGCTGAGCCATGAACTCGCGTGGTTGCGACCAAACCGCTCATTCGTCCAGCCTCGCAGCCGCAACCGCGTGCGGCATCAGGAATGTGGCAATCTGCGCGATGACGTCGATCAGATCGCCAGGATTGTGTGCAACGCCTTCAATGAAAGCACGCCATTGTCGCTGCTTTTGCTGGTCCTTGGCAAAGGCGTCCGTTAGGGCGTCCGGCAGGTCAATGGGGATCGGTGTCTCGCGGCGATCAAAGGTAGCGGCTATTGCGCGCGCCAGCCGATCATCGCTGAAGTCGAAAGACCTGCTGAGGATCCAGATGTCGTAGAAATCCTTCATGCGGCTGTTTACTCGCCCCAGCATCACCATTGCCTGGAACTTCTCGGCAATGACCGTTTCTCGCGCATAGGCCCGAAGCCGCGGCATCGGAAAATCGAGCATGGAAGGATAATCCAAAACCTCCACCCCAGGCTCAAGCGCATCGCCAAAACCGATGTCGATGGTCAGGTTGATCCGGGCTCCGCTGATCGAAGCGATCACCCGCAGCCTGAGCCCACCATAATCCAGTGCCTCGCGAATACGATCCACATGCAGCGTATCAGCGTCGAACGTAACGCCATCGTCGGCCTCTTGCGCCAGAATTTCCCGAAATGTCTCAAGCATCGGGTCCGGACTCGGATCACCGAAACCCAAAAGATCCAGGTCGCGCGTGCCTCGGTGCGGATTGTCGAACCAACTCATCATCAACA encodes the following:
- a CDS encoding nucleotidyl transferase AbiEii/AbiGii toxin family protein — translated: MAKEIRNVGASVRARLLQLAKASGQSFDLVLTRFALERLLFRLSQSPHADRFVLKGAMLMMSWFDNPHRGTRDLDLLGFGDPSPDPMLETFREILAQEADDGVTFDADTLHVDRIREALDYGGLRLRVIASISGARINLTIDIGFGDALEPGVEVLDYPSMLDFPMPRLRAYARETVIAEKFQAMVMLGRVNSRMKDFYDIWILSRSFDFSDDRLARAIAATFDRRETPIPIDLPDALTDAFAKDQQKQRQWRAFIEGVAHNPGDLIDVIAQIATFLMPHAVAAARLDE